One Salminus brasiliensis chromosome 5, fSalBra1.hap2, whole genome shotgun sequence DNA segment encodes these proteins:
- the ube2s gene encoding ubiquitin-conjugating enzyme E2 S has product MNSNVENLPPQVLRLVYKEVSALAADPPEGIKIYPSEEDITELHTAIEGPEGTPYAGGVFRMRLVLGKDFPAVPPRGYFLTKIFHPNVGHKGEICVNVLKRDWKAELGLRHVLLTIKCLLIHPNPESALNEEAGRLLLEDYAEYASRAHLLTEIHAMGGSSGALQEAGDGPQPKKHAGDPSKRAIAAGATTTVGGPGGSNGSTTTSGTNSSNSSSTAAAKKKTDKKRALRRL; this is encoded by the exons ATG AACTCGAACGTGGAGAACTTGCCTCCTCAGGTTTTGAGACTAGTGTATAAAGAAGTCTCGGCGCTGGCAGCAGACCCACCAGAAGGGATCAAAATCTACCCCAGCGAGGAAGACATCACCGAGCTTCACACTGCTATAGAGGGTCCAG AAGGGACGCCGTACGCCGGAGGAGTGTTCCGAATGCGCTTGGTCCTGGGGAAGGATTTTCCCGCCGTACCCCCCAGAGGCTATTTCCTGACCAAGATTTTTCATCCGAATGTCGGGCACAAGGGTGAAATCTGTGTCAACGTTCTGAAGCGGGACTGGAAGGCAGAGCTGGGCCTCAGGCATGTATTGCTG acTATCAAGTGCCTACTCATCCACCCTAATCCCGAATCCGCTCTGAACGAGGAGGCTGGGCGGTTACTGTTGGAGGACTATGCAGAATACGCGTCTCGGGCCCACCTCCTGACGGAGATCCACGCCATGGGGGGCTCCTCGGGGGCTCTTCAGGAAGCCGGGGACGGACCCCAGCCCAAAAAACACGCGGGAGACCCGAGCAAGCGGGCGATCGCGGCCGGTGCCACGACGACCGTGGGCGGGCCCGGAGGGTCAAACGGTAGCACCACTACCAGCGGCACAAACAGTAGCAATAGCAGTAGCACCGCAGCGGCGAAAAAGAAAACAGATAAGAAACGAGCGCTGAGGCGGCTATAA